The sequence ATCCGTGATGATATGTATCCCGGCGAGGGACACAGCTATATGCTGGAAGTGGCGCAGGCAGTTTCCGATGGCTATCTTCACGGTATTTTAGCCCAAAGACCAACTATAGTGAATTTACAATGTGACTTGGATCATCCTACTCAGGCGCTTTCCGATTTGCTGAAACTAAAGGATTATTTTGGTGGCTGGGAAAACCTGAAAGGCAAGAAACTGGCTATGAGCTGGGCATATTCTCCATCTTATGGAAAACCGCTTTCCGTCCCTCAGGGAGTGATAAATCTGATGACTCGCTTCGGAATGAATGTAGTTTTGGCTCATCCTGAGGGCTATGATTTACTTCCTGAGACCTTAAACAGTGCTTCTCTTTTTGCTAAAGAAAACGGTGGTTCCTTTGCCGTAACTAACTATATGGAAGAAGCATTTAAAGAGGCCGATGTGGTTTATCCTAAAAGTTGGGCTCCGATGGCTGTGATGCAGGAAAGAACAAATTTGCTCAAAGCTGGTAACAGACAAGGTCTGCACGAACTGGAACAAATGTGTTTGGCAAATAATGAGCAGTTTATTGATTGGGAATGTGATGAAGAGATGATGAAATTGACCAAAAACGGTAAAGCCCTTTATGAACACTGTCTGCCAGCCGATATAAGCGAAATTAGTTGTGCCCAGGGAGAGGTCTCTAAAAGCGTGTTTGAAAGATACCGTTATCATACTTATCAGGAAGCGGGTTACAAGCCCTTCGTGATTGCCGCGATGATATTGAACAGTAAAGTGCAAGACCCAGTTGCCAAATTAAAAGGATTTCTCTAAAAACCAAATAACTTTACAAAAAAGTCCAATCCTTTTTTTGGTCTTATTGGACATTGAAGGAGATATATATGCCAAAATTGATTACTAAAATAGACCCCGTTGTTGCTAAAAAGAATGCCCAGCGCTGTAAAGAACGGGGAATAATTCTGCCGACAATTCGCCAACAGATGTTTCCAGATACTATTCCGGAGGCAATTAAAGAGCAACTAAAATCCGTGGGACTTTGGGACATAAACCCTTTAAACTTGTTTCGGATCACTTGGAAAAATGATATAAATACCGGACTTTTCGGCAAGCCCAACTTTGTGGAAATTCCTTCTGAACTAACAGGTGTGAAAGCCAGAATTATAGGTATGGTGGGTAAATATTTTCCTACGGGAGCACATAAAGTGGGTGCCGCTTACGGTTGTTTGATTCCGCGTTTAATTTCCGGCACTTTTGATCCTGAAATTCACAAAGCCGTTTGGCCCTCTACAGGCAATTATTGTAGAGGAGGCGCTTTTGATTGTGCCCTATTGGCTTGTCCAGCTGTAGCCATTTTACCGGAAGAAATGAGTAAAGAGCGTTTTGACTGGTTACGGGAAATTGGAGCCGAGGTTTTTGCCACTCCGGGTTGCGAATCCAATGTTAAAGAAATTTACGATAAATGCGACGAATTGCGCAATGATCCTGCTTATGTTATCTTAAATCAGTTTGATGAATTTGGCAACTCTTTTTGGCATTATCAAATAACCGGTAATGCCATTTATGAGGCATTTGAACTGGTT is a genomic window of Candidatus Cloacimonas sp. containing:
- the ygeW gene encoding knotted carbamoyltransferase YgeW, whose translation is MDNRARASALIKELETLQPDLSGKDFLLTWENSVDNLKAVMLTAEILQCLHKEKKPWRIFDYGLAISIFRDNSTRTRFSFASAVNGLGLALAELDEVKSQIAHGETVRETANMISFLAEVIGIRDDMYPGEGHSYMLEVAQAVSDGYLHGILAQRPTIVNLQCDLDHPTQALSDLLKLKDYFGGWENLKGKKLAMSWAYSPSYGKPLSVPQGVINLMTRFGMNVVLAHPEGYDLLPETLNSASLFAKENGGSFAVTNYMEEAFKEADVVYPKSWAPMAVMQERTNLLKAGNRQGLHELEQMCLANNEQFIDWECDEEMMKLTKNGKALYEHCLPADISEISCAQGEVSKSVFERYRYHTYQEAGYKPFVIAAMILNSKVQDPVAKLKGFL